The following nucleotide sequence is from Citrus sinensis cultivar Valencia sweet orange chromosome 6, DVS_A1.0, whole genome shotgun sequence.
CGCACGTCATTGGATTGGACGGGAGGCCGATGCCGAGGAAGGCGATAAAGACTAAAGAAGAGAGTGACGACAAGTTTTGGGATTTTATGAAGCAGTTTCAGTTCGGTCTTTGGGGGTTTAGGCAGCGGCCGTACCCCCCCGGCCGGCCCATTGATGTTGCTCAGGCCATTGGGTATAAGCGGCTTGAGAAGCGTTACTATGATTGTAAGTACCGTTCTAGTCATGCTAAAACTTAATATGAATTGTTTATGCTGTGAGTTTTACTGGATTATGTTGTTGTTAATTTTGGTCTTGTATAGTTATAATGAGGAGTGGGGGTTGGTACTATAAGGATCGGTTGGGTCGAACAAGAGGGCCGTTGGAGTTGATTACGCTTAAGACAGCTTGGGGTGCTGGTATCATTGATAAGGATACATTCATATGGGGGGAAGACATGGATGAATGGGTACCCATTCACATGGTTTATGGCTTGGAAAAGGCGATTGCTACTTGGGAAGGTTTGTTGGATTTTCTTTCTCatgtttattcattttgtttaatgCAATCTCTATGCGAGACTACAAGAAGTAGTTGCATGAgaatgtatttataatttatgatttcCGTAGTGGGTTGTCTGCAagtaatatattttgatttcctAATAATGTGATAATGAGGAGTTGCCTGTATGTGGAAAAGCTATCCAGTTTGGATGGAATTCTTAAACCATAGAATTTGCTTGTATAAATCCAACCTCTGAAAATCTTAGGACGTAATCATGCTTTTGACCTCAAAAGTTACTAGAccgaattatttttctttggtaaTGTCAACTCCTCGTGTTTTGAGTGACTTTGGAAGTTTGAAAGTATCATATTCAAGAGGAGATGCATAAACTGTAAATGTACACTCTTAGCCATTCAATATGAGTGctgatatatttttaaacaGATTcagatttgtattttgttaatgcaataataatatacCCCTTGTTCTTTCATTGCTGTTCTCAATCTATTATCTTTTTGGTGGTTTTTGGATTTTGAGGCACttatcttttattcttttatttagaGTCGAAACTTATCTTCTGGCTTGGTGCTTCCAGTTAGGCTTGGTGCTGCAGCAACAGCTTTCCTTCACAAACTTCAAAAAGGTATACCTCCTTGGGTTCCTCTTAAGGGACATGAGAAGAAAACCTATAAGCAGCTCCAAGAAGAAGCTATGGAGAGCAGGAGACGTGATAATGCTGTACTACAAGCTAATGGTGGTGTTTGGCCTGGGGTTAGAATTCCAAGTCATGCTCTGTTTCTTTGGGCTAGCGGCTCGGAACTGACAACAATGTTGGAAGCTGATCACATGCCAAACAAATTTATTCCAAAAGATCTCAGGTACTGTGTCCACTTTGGTTTATTGCATTTGTTATTggattgaagataattcttcATATTTCTTAATAACTATGTGATACTGGTGTCTCTTAATCTTCTCACAAGATTTGTCTATCTGAAACAATTTAATGTATTGGTTAATATTAATACAAGGCATCTGGATTGCTTTTGTTGGGGACAGGCTgcaattatcaaaaattatCCCTGGGCTAAGGCCATGGGAGGTTCTAAGCGTTGAGCAAGCTATGGATCAGATTACATATGGCGGAGAGTGGTATCGAGAGCCACTAGGTTCCCACACAACAGGTCCTCCTTACATCAGGGAGTGGAATGTGGACATTTTGGTATGGTCTTGCTTCTTCCAGTTTCATTTTAAGCTTTTGATTGCTTTAGCTCAGTAGTTTGTTAGAAAGAAGATGATATGTTCGACAAAAAATTCTACTTAGATCTTTAGATATTCCATATCTTTACATTAATTCCTAAACTCTTTGG
It contains:
- the LOC102626315 gene encoding protein TIC 56, chloroplastic; protein product: MASINFNPFENWFNKPTNPLPIINFHSLTESFSFFNPGKPTSNFASISSSLFKRKTPKKPDPETERQEPGYYKKMLDQYFWECENLPDYRHAPEVEEILKEEPLFEKKENPSEEEIKENEEWWKSFRESPVVQFMARAEEIADYLNEVELKKNDKPYRPEDKKLWQALPHVIGLDGRPMPRKAIKTKEESDDKFWDFMKQFQFGLWGFRQRPYPPGRPIDVAQAIGYKRLEKRYYDFIMRSGGWYYKDRLGRTRGPLELITLKTAWGAGIIDKDTFIWGEDMDEWVPIHMVYGLEKAIATWEVRLGAAATAFLHKLQKGIPPWVPLKGHEKKTYKQLQEEAMESRRRDNAVLQANGGVWPGVRIPSHALFLWASGSELTTMLEADHMPNKFIPKDLRLQLSKIIPGLRPWEVLSVEQAMDQITYGGEWYREPLGSHTTGPPYIREWNVDILEFVRVLDNLRTGALNSLLEKVPGFNTIVERLKAENEAKEARREKRIEALIKEKQEKMDAMVKAKYGSNPSDP